In one window of Micromonospora cathayae DNA:
- a CDS encoding SIR2 family NAD-dependent protein deacylase: MTPHPLRQAAALLSQARQVVVFTGAGMSAESGVPTFRDALTGLWRQFDAQALATPEAFRADPALVWGWYEWRRSTVRRVQPNAGHRAVAAIESRLPGTVVVTQNVDDLHERAGSPAPVHLHGSLFAPRCSACAHPAPVADGEEPPDGRRLPPPGCVRCAAPVRPGVVWFGEALPPDALQAAAEAAASCDLLVTVGTSGVVYPAAEIPQVAARLGATVVQVNPEETPLDRVADLNLRGPAARVLPALVDAAWGTGPG; this comes from the coding sequence ATGACACCGCACCCGTTGCGGCAGGCGGCGGCACTGCTCAGCCAGGCCCGACAGGTCGTGGTCTTCACCGGGGCCGGGATGTCGGCCGAGAGCGGCGTGCCGACCTTCCGGGACGCCCTCACCGGCCTGTGGCGGCAGTTCGACGCCCAGGCGCTCGCCACCCCGGAGGCGTTCCGGGCGGATCCCGCCCTGGTCTGGGGCTGGTACGAGTGGCGGCGCAGCACGGTCCGGCGGGTCCAGCCGAACGCGGGCCACCGGGCCGTGGCCGCGATCGAGAGCCGGCTCCCGGGCACCGTCGTCGTCACCCAGAACGTCGACGACCTGCACGAGCGCGCCGGCTCCCCGGCCCCGGTCCACCTGCACGGCAGCCTCTTCGCGCCCCGCTGTTCGGCCTGCGCCCACCCCGCCCCGGTCGCCGACGGCGAGGAACCGCCGGACGGCCGGCGGTTGCCGCCGCCCGGGTGCGTCCGGTGCGCCGCCCCGGTCCGACCGGGCGTGGTGTGGTTCGGCGAGGCGCTGCCCCCGGACGCGTTGCAGGCGGCCGCCGAGGCGGCGGCTTCCTGCGACCTGCTGGTGACCGTGGGTACCTCCGGAGTGGTCTACCCGGCGGCGGAGATCCCCCAGGTGGCGGCCCGACTCGGGGCCACCGTCGTGCAGGTCAACCCGGAGGAGACCCCGCTGGACCGGGTGGCCGACCTGAACCTGCGCGGCCCGGCCGCCCGGGTGTTGCCCGCCCTGGTCGACGCCGCGTGGGGCACCGGGCCGGGCTGA